The stretch of DNA TGCTATGACCAAAAGCCTTTGTAATCGATTATCTGATTCGAAGGCTTCGTCAAATAAAGAATTATGAAGTGATTTAAAAACGTCTTTTGAGCCCAATCGTTTAAATACTTCTTGGATAGAATCAGGCTTGGGATTTCTATTTTTATCAAAAATAAAAGGTTCGTGAGGTACTTTATAACCAGAACATTCGGACAGGTGTTGTATCATATCTTCTAATGACTCTTGATACCTTGGTATTGCTGTAGCATTAAATCCTAAATACCCTTGACAGCAAGTGTTTTGAATTGCTCTTGGAAGATCTTTAAAATCTAAGCTTGAGTTCAAATCTCTTATTAGGTTTTTAGTTAAGTCCTTAATAAAGCCTTCCATATGAGCAACTATTAAAACGGATGTGGAGCGACACACAGCGTTAAATAGATCTGGATTACTATTTTCACATTCACTTGCGGAACTTATTAGAACGTCCACTTCAGTCCATTGAGTTTCAAGTTGACTCAAATACTCCTTTATAAATGTACTCATTTTTATACTAATTCTTTAGCCAAATTAATTCGTAATTGGGTTTTTGAAACGTCATTAACACTGCCTTGGCATGCCTCAAAGAAGTTAGGTTTTTTGAATAATTCAACTATTTTTTCAGGGTTAATAGTTTTTCCTGATAAATAAAGCGTCCTATATAATGCAACAATTGCATCGAAAACAGCTGCATTAAACTTGGACATTCTTTTAAGTTCCCCAGAATCATCTAACTTATATTTTGCGAATGGGTTCTCATGATTGTGACTAGCTATAAGCTTCATCACATCAGAAAACTCAACTTCCAAATCTTTTATTTCTTTTAATTTAAGCTGATTGAGTTTCGACATTTTATCCGTTAAAAATTTTTTAAAACCACCTTTATACTCCATATATGCATCTTTATAAGTTAATGCGAAATATCTTAAAACCAGCTCCTCATCTTCCATCTTTTGAACTCTTTTGCCATCAGGCTCCAAGTTTGCAAGTCGAGTAAAGTGCTCGTTTTTGGAGAGTTTTTTAATTAATTCTTTAAAAGGCCCTCTGCATGTGGCATTTCTTAACTCTTGAGGTTCTAACTTTACCGAGCCAGAGTTCAATCTTTCAAATATGTCATATTTAACCTGCTGATCAACTGTAGAATCAATTCTCAAGCATTTGATACTTCGCTCTTCTAACCTGCGTATTAAGAATGGCGGGAGTTGACTATAGGTACAGCCATTCAAACTCTCTAATACATCCAATTCTGTAAGGGCGTACTTATTTTTAAAGAAGCCATGTATAGCCGTCAATCTTTGCTGACCATCAATTACAGAGTATCGAGCAACTCCATCTTCGAGCTCTTCGTCAACATCAACGTCTTGAGAAATATAGATGAATGGTATCGGAATATTAAGAATTAAACTTTCTATCAACCGTGAAGAGGCCTCAACACTCCACCGATGCTTTCGCTGATATTCAGGATTCAGTTTAATAACATTACGGTCAACCTTTTTGACCATTGTTTCTAAGTCGTACTCAATCGTTTGGGTTTTAACAGTACGCTCTTTCGCAATGCTTTGTAACTCTTCTAAATTATCAATTAATCGAGCCATGCTTATCCTTAATTTTCTTCGTTCAATCCATAATATCAATCATAAAAAGATAAAGGAAATACTAGTTAGAGAGAACAGTTACAATCTGATTTTAACTTTCGGTGTTTGGCTTTACAAAGTAAACCATTTGGGACCGCCACTGGCACCTAAAAAGGTTGAAAATAGCTCGGGGTTAAACCCTTGTTCTTGAATTTTTTGTTTTGCGACAGGACCCGCATAGATATCAAGCACACTCATTCCTTGCTAATTAAAAAGAACATCATATCAAAGTGTTTACATTTAGTGACAATTTGTAATCGTGAACAACGTGCAATTTATCGTATCTGGCATTATTTTATTGCCACATATGGTAAAAAGAACCGTAAAGACGGAACTCTAAGGGAAATCAATGATTAAAAAATTTTTATCGACGGGCGTTATTGCGTCTTCAATGCTATTTGGTGCTGCAATTGCAGACGAAGGCATGTGGCAACCACATCAGTTATCTGAAATTAAAGATAAGCTTAAAGCAGCTGGTTTAAAGTTAGACCCAGAAAAAATGGCTGACTTAAACCAATTTCCAATGAATGCAATCGTTAGTTTAGGTGGCTGTTCAGCATCCTTTTTATCAGAGCAAGGCTTAGTGATCACAAACCATCACTGTGCTTATGGTTCTATTCAGTATAATTCAACAGAAGAAAACAACCTGCTAGTGAATGGCTTCGTTGCAAAGACAATGAGTGACGAGCCACAAGCCTCTCCAAATGCACGAGTTTATGTTACTGAGTCGTTAACTAATGTAACAACGGACATTAAAGGGTCTATTCCAAAAGGGGCCGAAGGCGTTGATTACTTTAATGCCATTGAAAAGCGTGAAAAAGAATTAGTAGCAGAATGTGAAGCCTCTCAAGATTATCGCTGTAATGTTTACAGCTTCCATGGCGGCGCAGAATACTTCCTTATCAAGCAGTTGGCTATTCGTGACGTTCGCTTAGTTTACGCTCCACCTTCAAGTATTGGTAAGTTTGGTGGCGATACTGACAACTGGATGTGGCCTCGTCACACAGGTGATTGGTCTTTCTACCGTGCTTATGTAAATAAAGATGGTAAGCCAGCTGATTACTCGGAAGACAATGTGCCATTTAAGCCAAAAGCCTTCCTAAAAGTTAATGCGAATGGTGTTGAAAATGGTGACTATGTGATGGTTCTTGGTTATCCAGGTCGCACTAACCGCTACCGCACAGACGTTGAAGTAGAATCAACCTTTACCAACGTTTATCCGGCGTCAAAGCGTCTTCGTGAAGAGTTTATTGATGTTATCAAAGCTAACTCTGAAGACGGCAGTGAAGCGCGTATTAAATATGAGAGTACAATTGCGGGACTTGCAAACTACGCTAAAAACTATGGTTCTATGATTGAGAGCTTTAACAAAGGCGACATGCTAGAGCGTAGAAAGCAGTTAACAGCAGATCTTACAAAGTGGATAAACGCTGACAAAAAACGCAAAGCTAAATACGGTGATGCAGTAAATGATTTAGCTGCACTGATCATTGAGTCTAATAAAACGCAAGATGGTGACATTGTAATGGGCTACTTAGGTCGCAGTACAATGATGCGAGTTGCAAAAGGCTTATATCGCCTAGCACACGAAAAGCAGAAACCTAATGTAGAACGTCGTCGTGGGTTCCAAGAACGTGATATGAAGCGTTTTGGTCAATATATGGCGGTAGTTAACAAAAGTTATGACGAGAAAGTAGAAAAAGCATTGTTCATGCACTTTGTTAAAGAGTATGCACAATTGCCAGCAGACCAGCGTAACGCTACATTTGATAAATTCTTTGGTTTACAAAATGGCTTAGATTTAGCAAAAGTAGAAGCACAAATAAATGCAATGTACGCTAAGACTCAACTAGATGAAGCTGAC from Psychrosphaera aestuarii encodes:
- a CDS encoding S46 family peptidase; its protein translation is MKKFLSTGVIASSMLFGAAIADEGMWQPHQLSEIKDKLKAAGLKLDPEKMADLNQFPMNAIVSLGGCSASFLSEQGLVITNHHCAYGSIQYNSTEENNLLVNGFVAKTMSDEPQASPNARVYVTESLTNVTTDIKGSIPKGAEGVDYFNAIEKREKELVAECEASQDYRCNVYSFHGGAEYFLIKQLAIRDVRLVYAPPSSIGKFGGDTDNWMWPRHTGDWSFYRAYVNKDGKPADYSEDNVPFKPKAFLKVNANGVENGDYVMVLGYPGRTNRYRTDVEVESTFTNVYPASKRLREEFIDVIKANSEDGSEARIKYESTIAGLANYAKNYGSMIESFNKGDMLERRKQLTADLTKWINADKKRKAKYGDAVNDLAALIIESNKTQDGDIVMGYLGRSTMMRVAKGLYRLAHEKQKPNVERRRGFQERDMKRFGQYMAVVNKSYDEKVEKALFMHFVKEYAQLPADQRNATFDKFFGLQNGLDLAKVEAQINAMYAKTQLDEADTRLAWMDKSVAEFKASDDPFIKFAVSQYENDMKEEEKSKALGGKLQQARPAYMEAMIAFKKSRNEAVYADANSSLRITYGNVKGYSPQDGLVATPFTTLEGMLAKYKAGDDEFDLFENIRTAISTKQYGPYKKESLGSVPVNYLSTLDITGGNSGSATLNANGEFVGLVFDGVYESIIGDWDYDPTYNRSIHTSVPFMLWVMENVDGADNIIDEMTIVK
- a CDS encoding HEPN domain-containing protein, producing MSQLETQWTEVDVLISSASECENSNPDLFNAVCRSTSVLIVAHMEGFIKDLTKNLIRDLNSSLDFKDLPRAIQNTCCQGYLGFNATAIPRYQESLEDMIQHLSECSGYKVPHEPFIFDKNRNPKPDSIQEVFKRLGSKDVFKSLHNSLFDEAFESDNRLQRLLVIAKYFVERSVHTFPYKASMQQCNLKYEKYSGRTLWQEFLDEINKIRHAIAHGNTFSNDENIDALRRRRNKAKLLQLVLIYIACCLISK
- a CDS encoding DUF262 domain-containing protein, which gives rise to MARLIDNLEELQSIAKERTVKTQTIEYDLETMVKKVDRNVIKLNPEYQRKHRWSVEASSRLIESLILNIPIPFIYISQDVDVDEELEDGVARYSVIDGQQRLTAIHGFFKNKYALTELDVLESLNGCTYSQLPPFLIRRLEERSIKCLRIDSTVDQQVKYDIFERLNSGSVKLEPQELRNATCRGPFKELIKKLSKNEHFTRLANLEPDGKRVQKMEDEELVLRYFALTYKDAYMEYKGGFKKFLTDKMSKLNQLKLKEIKDLEVEFSDVMKLIASHNHENPFAKYKLDDSGELKRMSKFNAAVFDAIVALYRTLYLSGKTINPEKIVELFKKPNFFEACQGSVNDVSKTQLRINLAKELV